The DNA sequence tttgttcttGAAAGTCTTGTTGAAAATGTAACTCAATGTGATATCGGCATTTATGTTAAAATGAgcaaaaaattattttgcatgTCTTGTTGAACATGGCTTGAATTCTATCCCAACGCCATGGCAAACAATACTAAACTCTGCAAAATGAAACTATCCTAGTAGCCTACATAAACAATACTGAATGCAGCACTACAATGAAAAGGATCATATGTTATTTAAGCTTTTACCGGTTTTTTTATTCTGCGAAGTGAGTGGATACAATCAGTGAGTTTAAGAAgcagaaaataaaaacatgtaAATTTTCATTGTTGTGTTTGTCAATTTGCATTGTTCTGATAAAGTATGGTGATTCCTTTTACACTGTCATAAGTCATAAATGCCTTGCATAAGTGCAAGTTTGGAACTTGACATCATCTATGGGCAAACCCTCTTCTGGGAAGGTACATACCCCAATCTTCTCCGGTCCCTGATCTGGCAACAGCATACATGGCTCTGGAGTCACACCACTAGAAATCCCAGCCACATTGGTGCAATTCCATTGAACTTTGTAAGGTTTCTTTGATAGTTGAATAGTCACATTGGATATACATATGCCAGTGAATGGAGCATTGGATATACCCTCCAATCTTGCTGCCATAGTCACATTCTGAGCAACCATGTCCCGGTAATTGATGTTCTGAATGAGAGGAAGTGCATTGGGATCATAGTTGTTGTCAGCATGAGAACCATAATTTCCTGTCATCCAAAATGCCCATCTCATGGTACTCATAGTCATCCTTCTCACATATATGTCCTTAACATAGCCTCCTCTTCCTACAGCAGTTTTGATCCTAACACCTGATTCTGAGTTGATGGCTACAATGTCCTCAGCCCTCACATCCTCAATCCCACCGGACATTTCACTCCCCAACGCTATCACAGCGCTGGTTGGTGAAATGCATGTCAGGCGCCGGATTGCTAGTTGTTTCGTTGGCATTCCATATGCTATACCATACTCATCCCAACCACTCTTAACCGCCACACAATCATCCCCAGAAACAATGTAGCAGTCCTCAATTCTTGTGTTTGTGCATGAGTCTGCATCATAAGCATTCTGAAACCTTAGTTTTAGTGTGTTAATATTGCCATATTGAGGAAGTTATGCAGGTGTTAGCTGAACATACCAGGGTTGATTCCATCAGTATTTGGTGAATTAACTGGAGCAAGTATTGTGATGCCTTGAACAACAATATTGCTGCATTCAAATTCATATATTAATATTCATTAGAAATTATAGTGAGCTTTCCCTGCCTGATGTTTCCAGTGTTGGTGAATGGTGATTATTAATTCAATATTGAAaacagaaaaaggagaagaggcGAAATGATGAACCTGCTATATACAGGATGAACATTCCATGAAGGAGAATTGACCAAAGTTAGATGAGATATCTGAACATTCTCTGAATACATTATTTCAATAAGGTAAGGCCTAGTATAACTGAGATCACCCTTGTGGAATTTTTTCCACCAAACATCGCCTTGTCCATCTATTGTACCATTGTCCCCTGcaaataaatttgaaatcaaTCATTAGAAGAAGGAAATTCTTTAAGTTGGACTAGACTTTAAATTCCTAGAACATCTTTTGAGTTCATTACCAGTGATGATCACATCTGTAAGGTTGGTTCCAAAAATTAGACTGCTATACCTTCCACCTTGCGCATCCCTCCCTCGGCCGTAAGACGGCAAGGGATCAATGAGTGGCCAGTCACTCTCATCCTAATACCAAAGTTTCAATAGTACAAACATAAAATTGAAAcagttaaaaagaaaaacatttGCATATCATATACCTGAGAGGCAAGGATGACAGCATCTTGGTGTAGGAATAGAGTGAAGTGGCTAGT is a window from the Arachis stenosperma cultivar V10309 chromosome 3, arast.V10309.gnm1.PFL2, whole genome shotgun sequence genome containing:
- the LOC130968479 gene encoding probable polygalacturonase, with amino-acid sequence MLTYQHLKSKLGICSPRKPQVMDTLLLLPLVLMFVPPSLNMVESRKAPISDYFEYSAVNCRAYSASLTDFGGVGDGTTLNTKAFQSAIDHMSQFSSTGGSQLFVPPGRWLTGSFNLTSHFTLFLHQDAVILASQDESDWPLIDPLPSYGRGRDAQGGRYSSLIFGTNLTDVIITGDNGTIDGQGDVWWKKFHKGDLSYTRPYLIEIMYSENVQISHLTLVNSPSWNVHPVYSSNIVVQGITILAPVNSPNTDGINPDSCTNTRIEDCYIVSGDDCVAVKSGWDEYGIAYGMPTKQLAIRRLTCISPTSAVIALGSEMSGGIEDVRAEDIVAINSESGVRIKTAVGRGGYVKDIYVRRMTMSTMRWAFWMTGNYGSHADNNYDPNALPLIQNINYRDMVAQNVTMAARLEGISNAPFTGICISNVTIQLSKKPYKVQWNCTNVAGISSGVTPEPCMLLPDQGPEKIGVCTFPEEGLPIDDVKFQTCTYARHL